Proteins from one Leptonema illini DSM 21528 genomic window:
- the metK gene encoding methionine adenosyltransferase: MALKDFTFTSESVSEGHPDKICDQISDAVLDAFLKKDPRSRVACETLVTTDFVCIAGEVASEANVNVESIARDVMRKIGYVHDDIGFDADKAEVLVKLHSQSPDIAQGVTGEGLYKEQGAGDQGLMFGFAINETPDLMPLPIDLSHKLVHYLAQLRHSGEMKDILPDSKSQVTVEYRDGKPVRVDTVVISTQHREHLQHKQLEEMMIEQVVKKVIPAQYLQNTRYLINPTGRFVIGGPHGDAGLTGRKIIVDTYGGYGRHGGGAFSGKDPSKVDRSAAYMGRYIAKNIVASGLAEKCEVQLSYAIGFPEPTSVLVDTFGTGKISDAEISKRVLANFKLTPAGIEASLKMREAGRTYLDTASYGHFGRQGETFTWERTDVAAALKG; this comes from the coding sequence ATGGCTTTAAAAGACTTTACGTTTACCTCAGAATCTGTGTCGGAAGGACACCCCGATAAGATCTGCGACCAGATCTCCGATGCCGTACTCGACGCCTTTTTAAAGAAAGACCCACGTTCGCGAGTCGCTTGCGAAACGCTTGTTACGACGGATTTCGTGTGCATCGCTGGTGAAGTCGCTTCCGAAGCAAACGTAAACGTCGAATCGATTGCAAGAGATGTGATGCGCAAAATCGGCTACGTGCATGACGATATCGGCTTCGACGCCGATAAGGCCGAAGTGCTTGTGAAGCTGCACTCGCAATCCCCCGACATCGCTCAGGGCGTTACCGGCGAAGGCCTCTATAAAGAGCAGGGCGCCGGCGACCAGGGTCTGATGTTCGGCTTTGCCATCAACGAAACGCCCGATCTGATGCCTCTTCCCATCGATCTTTCCCATAAGCTCGTACACTATCTGGCCCAGCTGCGTCACAGCGGCGAGATGAAAGACATTCTTCCCGACTCCAAGTCGCAGGTCACCGTCGAGTATCGTGACGGAAAGCCCGTTCGCGTCGACACCGTCGTCATCTCCACACAGCACCGCGAGCATCTGCAGCACAAGCAGCTCGAAGAGATGATGATCGAGCAGGTCGTGAAAAAGGTTATCCCCGCTCAGTATCTTCAGAACACACGCTATCTGATCAACCCCACCGGCCGCTTTGTTATCGGCGGTCCGCACGGCGATGCAGGCCTTACCGGTCGCAAGATCATCGTCGATACCTATGGCGGTTATGGTCGTCATGGTGGCGGCGCCTTCTCGGGCAAAGATCCGTCGAAGGTCGACCGATCGGCCGCCTACATGGGCCGCTATATCGCGAAAAACATCGTCGCCTCGGGCCTGGCCGAGAAGTGCGAGGTTCAACTCTCGTATGCCATCGGATTTCCCGAGCCGACATCGGTTCTGGTCGATACGTTCGGAACGGGCAAGATCTCGGATGCAGAGATCTCGAAGCGCGTACTGGCTAACTTCAAGCTGACTCCGGCCGGAATCGAAGCATCGCTGAAGATGCGCGAAGCAGGTCGCACGTATCTTGACACGGCCTCTTACGGTCACTTCGGTCGCCAGGGTGAAACGTTCACCTGGGAACGCACCGACGTTGCCGCCGCTCTGAAAGGCTGA
- the mreD gene encoding rod shape-determining protein MreD, translating to MLLEYAVILLGMIVSYFLKDVNFLSLQFDILNTGVIYPDFLLIFVIFFALNRGEFSGLWIGFFAGLLEDSTILRFSDGTDPFTSILGLHSFAYTILGFTLGKMNRMIDRENTSTILIVVFSATLATRLLVWLLMGMVNQFYSSYSFLSTALYTAAIGPIWFALLGWTYRLGGGNR from the coding sequence ATGCTGCTTGAATATGCCGTCATCCTTCTCGGAATGATCGTCTCTTACTTTCTGAAAGACGTGAACTTCCTGAGCCTGCAGTTCGACATCCTGAATACGGGCGTCATCTATCCCGATTTTCTTTTGATCTTCGTGATCTTCTTCGCTCTTAATCGGGGAGAATTCTCAGGACTCTGGATCGGCTTTTTCGCCGGCCTGCTTGAAGATTCGACCATTCTGCGATTCTCTGACGGAACCGATCCGTTCACGAGCATCCTGGGCCTGCACTCGTTCGCCTACACCATACTCGGATTCACGCTCGGCAAGATGAACCGCATGATCGACCGCGAGAATACGTCGACCATTCTCATCGTCGTTTTCTCGGCGACGCTTGCGACGCGCCTTCTCGTCTGGCTGCTGATGGGTATGGTCAATCAGTTCTATTCTTCGTATTCTTTTCTCAGTACGGCGCTGTATACGGCGGCCATCGGCCCGATCTGGTTCGCCCTGCTCGGCTGGACCTACAGACTGGGCGGAGGGAATCGATGA
- a CDS encoding aminopeptidase: protein MKRLAPLLLFLSISCTAGAPLYLVEQGLGQAGILWDRRSVDEVLEDPSLSAEHREKLLFMREVRLYAKERLNLRDTESFQSYVRVPGEAVSYLVMAAPELELRSERWWFPIVGEVPYLGFFDPADAEAFEQYLKKRGWDTHRGQAAAYSTLGWFSDPVFSSQLNYSKAYLAGLVIHEMVHSTVWVKGHPEFNEGLASFIEEKGRQQYFYETEGEKSPTLERLSLFKKEEQRLNALLDETAAELKALYLSSIPDSEKRTRKGEILAALKERLRAAQGFRLINMAKLADEEWNNARFAARSVYKSDWPVFEREFELCKHDLPCFIEKYRVWAENPDENADRLSLY, encoded by the coding sequence ATGAAGCGTTTGGCTCCACTGCTACTATTCTTATCCATCTCCTGCACTGCCGGAGCTCCTCTGTATCTGGTCGAGCAGGGGCTCGGGCAGGCAGGCATCCTCTGGGACCGTCGGTCCGTCGATGAGGTGCTTGAAGATCCTTCCCTTTCTGCCGAGCACCGGGAGAAGCTGCTCTTCATGCGTGAGGTGCGGCTTTATGCAAAGGAGCGTCTGAATCTGAGGGACACCGAGTCCTTTCAGTCCTACGTCAGAGTACCCGGGGAGGCTGTCTCGTATCTTGTGATGGCTGCTCCCGAACTTGAGCTGCGTTCGGAGCGCTGGTGGTTCCCCATCGTGGGTGAGGTTCCCTATCTTGGCTTTTTTGATCCGGCCGATGCCGAAGCCTTCGAACAGTATCTCAAAAAGCGGGGATGGGACACGCATCGAGGGCAGGCAGCGGCCTATTCCACGCTTGGCTGGTTTTCTGATCCGGTTTTCTCTTCGCAGCTGAACTACTCAAAGGCCTACCTGGCCGGCCTTGTCATTCACGAGATGGTCCACTCGACGGTCTGGGTGAAGGGGCATCCGGAATTCAATGAAGGGCTGGCCTCGTTTATCGAAGAGAAGGGAAGGCAGCAGTATTTCTATGAGACGGAGGGTGAGAAGAGTCCGACGCTGGAACGCCTCTCTCTCTTTAAAAAGGAGGAGCAGCGCCTCAACGCTTTGCTGGATGAAACAGCGGCAGAGCTGAAGGCGCTCTATCTGTCCTCCATCCCGGATTCCGAGAAGCGGACTCGAAAAGGAGAGATTCTCGCCGCCTTGAAAGAGCGACTGCGAGCGGCTCAGGGCTTCCGGCTGATCAATATGGCAAAGCTGGCCGACGAAGAGTGGAACAATGCTCGTTTTGCCGCCCGATCGGTCTATAAATCGGACTGGCCTGTTTTCGAACGGGAATTTGAGCTCTGTAAACACGATCTGCCCTGTTTTATCGAGAAATACCGGGTCTGGGCTGAGAATCCGGACGAGAATGCCGATCGATTGTCCTTATATTGA
- a CDS encoding rod shape-determining protein, which yields MIIDRVYNMFSNDMGIDLGTANTLVYVKGQGIVLAEPSVVAVQSSTGKVLAVGHEAKRMLGRTPGDIMAIRPMKDGVIADFETVEKMIRYFIQKVHKRTTLVKPRLVIGVPSGITEVEKRAVRESAEQAGAREIFLVEEALAAAIGANVPIHEPAGSMVVDIGGGTTEIAVISLGGMVISDSIRVGGDEFDEAIIRYLRTQYNLIIGERMAEDVKLTLGNAFPEKNVEVMELRGRDAISGLPRTLEVDSNEIRKALKETTDIILEGIKSSLEKTPPELAADIVERGIVMTGGGSLLKGLDKYVSKETGVPVFRAENPLICVALGTGRYLEELKNIRPGFKP from the coding sequence ATGATTATCGATCGCGTTTATAACATGTTTTCCAACGATATGGGGATTGACCTCGGAACGGCGAATACGCTGGTCTACGTTAAAGGCCAGGGCATCGTTCTTGCCGAACCCTCCGTCGTCGCAGTGCAATCCTCCACGGGCAAGGTGCTCGCCGTAGGCCACGAAGCTAAACGTATGCTGGGCCGTACACCGGGCGACATTATGGCCATTCGACCGATGAAAGACGGCGTGATCGCCGACTTCGAAACCGTCGAAAAAATGATCCGCTATTTTATTCAGAAAGTGCATAAGCGCACGACGCTCGTGAAGCCCCGTCTGGTCATCGGTGTTCCCTCGGGCATCACCGAAGTGGAGAAGCGTGCGGTACGAGAATCGGCCGAACAGGCAGGCGCCCGCGAGATCTTCCTCGTTGAAGAGGCCCTGGCAGCCGCCATCGGTGCGAACGTTCCCATTCACGAGCCGGCCGGCTCGATGGTCGTCGATATTGGCGGTGGTACGACAGAAATCGCCGTTATCTCCCTGGGCGGTATGGTGATCTCCGATTCGATCCGCGTCGGCGGCGACGAATTCGACGAGGCCATCATCCGTTACCTGAGAACGCAGTATAACCTGATCATCGGCGAACGCATGGCCGAAGACGTGAAGCTCACCCTGGGCAACGCCTTCCCCGAGAAGAACGTCGAGGTTATGGAGCTGCGAGGACGTGACGCCATCAGCGGTCTGCCGAGAACACTCGAAGTCGATTCGAATGAGATCCGCAAAGCGCTGAAAGAAACGACCGATATCATCCTTGAAGGCATCAAGTCCTCTCTCGAGAAGACTCCGCCCGAACTGGCCGCCGATATCGTCGAACGCGGTATCGTCATGACCGGCGGCGGCTCGCTCCTGAAAGGCCTTGATAAATACGTCAGCAAAGAAACCGGCGTGCCGGTCTTCCGCGCCGAAAACCCGCTCATCTGCGTCGCTCTGGGAACAGGCCGGTATCTCGAAGAGCTGAAGAACATCCGGCCGGGTTTTAAACCCTGA
- the mreC gene encoding rod shape-determining protein MreC has translation MLWDILWRNKNTFSLSFCLLFSITGMIWQSNPLTGAVGFFGKLADRMSGAINSGVSLPGDAFKRISQYTDLQAKYDRALTQLEENRNNIDKYEQLKQENDRLRAALAFPPHSEYTEVKAEVLGIRLNSITPRILINRGSDQGIEPFMPVYTYTTDENKNLIRSVVGIIAVVDRSTSIVQPLQHPDMRLGVRIVSTGQWAMLEGDSENLRRLKLRYITRDAAPDSTVFKDPLPDVEKSTIITSGGGGIFPPGIPVGQIIQKGEIDEESGGFLTAYVRPYADLDRLDYVIVMRKKPDDWSERIQKDYSLVDNLSTEFGKPEYPDLPEEKKKPERPQRAEKPEEEKTEKPEQPPADTPGRRLKNLQPQGQ, from the coding sequence ATGCTCTGGGATATCCTCTGGCGTAACAAGAACACCTTCAGTCTGAGCTTCTGCCTGCTCTTTTCCATTACGGGAATGATCTGGCAGTCGAATCCTCTGACCGGAGCCGTGGGCTTTTTCGGTAAGCTTGCCGACCGCATGAGCGGCGCGATTAACTCCGGCGTTTCTCTACCCGGAGACGCCTTCAAGCGCATCAGCCAGTACACCGATCTACAGGCCAAATACGATCGCGCCCTTACTCAGCTCGAAGAGAACCGCAATAACATCGATAAATACGAGCAGCTGAAGCAGGAGAACGATCGTCTTCGCGCCGCCCTTGCCTTCCCTCCGCACAGCGAATATACGGAGGTCAAGGCCGAGGTTCTTGGCATCCGCCTGAATTCCATCACTCCGCGCATTCTGATTAACCGAGGCTCCGATCAGGGCATCGAGCCGTTTATGCCCGTCTACACTTATACGACCGACGAGAATAAGAACCTCATTCGCAGCGTCGTCGGTATCATCGCCGTCGTCGATCGCTCCACGTCCATCGTGCAGCCGCTACAGCATCCCGATATGCGGCTCGGCGTACGCATCGTTTCGACCGGACAGTGGGCCATGCTTGAAGGCGACTCCGAAAACCTGCGCCGACTGAAGCTTCGCTATATTACGCGTGATGCAGCGCCCGATAGCACGGTGTTCAAAGATCCTCTGCCCGACGTCGAAAAATCGACGATCATCACCAGCGGAGGCGGCGGCATCTTTCCTCCGGGTATTCCGGTCGGGCAGATCATCCAGAAAGGAGAGATCGACGAAGAAAGCGGCGGCTTCCTTACGGCCTACGTGCGTCCATATGCCGATCTCGATCGGCTTGACTACGTCATCGTTATGCGCAAAAAGCCCGACGACTGGAGCGAGCGTATTCAGAAGGATTATTCTCTTGTGGATAACCTCAGCACGGAGTTCGGTAAACCCGAGTACCCCGATCTACCCGAAGAGAAGAAAAAGCCCGAACGTCCTCAACGAGCCGAAAAGCCCGAAGAGGAAAAGACCGAGAAACCCGAACAGCCTCCCGCTGATACTCCGGGTCGACGGCTGAAAAATCTGCAACCTCAGGGACAATGA
- the mrdA gene encoding penicillin-binding protein 2 — protein MTNGSSTGFRLEQRFQSRLYFLTVTLFIIAIVFLLQLFNLQILQGRDNRLLAKKFVSRQEFKVAPRGFIFDRNLNVDDPLVYNINYIDYAIFPARFPNRKAALDYLQNFARLMGRPFSEFEPIIEPDNWKRLTRRNEKVILIHRVSREEQERLASFQLDLRYGSFETEYLRYYRMGPAMAHVSGYTGLPSRRELEQKLALPYQILGKDGLEAFYDSELRGRDGVVIQNKIFDSRERLSRSRQGNHIVLNIDQNVQAAAYRSLVNSGKRGTVVAMKAETGEILALVSTPAFDPNILSSVEGSRRNTHYEEVSRHRGFLNLAIQARFPPASTFKPLVALAALERGNPLEINRDLKFTCPGSWKLKSSMESVPDSVFYCHNKAGHGTLDMVHAIAESCNVYFYNLGYKIGPSPIIDYSRMFGLDRETGIDLPGEQKGFVPDQRWKQIRWSSRWYDGDTVNTAIGQGFLEVTPMELAVLYAALANNGKIVKPHLLREVRDPETGRLLRRIDPQIVQTLNLSREHLRTVQEGLRAVVHTGTGRYLNQKGLVPAAGKTGTVQTRSGRKGVDHAWFAGYAPFDDMHAKDRVVVVVFVEHGRAGSASAVPIAADVWKAAFPGWKEEPAALPANPMNPTGATTVSPTVADPLLPPTE, from the coding sequence ATGACCAATGGATCGTCTACAGGATTCCGGCTTGAACAGCGCTTTCAGAGCCGGCTCTACTTCCTGACGGTCACGCTGTTCATCATCGCCATTGTCTTTCTGTTGCAGCTTTTCAATCTGCAGATTCTTCAGGGGCGTGATAACCGACTGCTTGCGAAGAAATTCGTCAGTCGTCAGGAATTCAAGGTCGCTCCGCGCGGATTTATCTTCGATCGCAATCTGAACGTAGATGATCCGCTTGTGTATAACATCAACTACATCGACTACGCCATCTTCCCTGCCCGGTTCCCGAATCGCAAGGCCGCCCTCGACTATCTACAAAACTTCGCTCGCCTGATGGGGCGTCCTTTCTCTGAATTCGAGCCGATAATAGAGCCCGACAACTGGAAACGTCTGACCCGCCGCAACGAGAAGGTGATTCTGATTCACCGGGTCAGTCGCGAAGAACAGGAGCGTCTGGCCTCGTTTCAGCTCGACCTGCGTTACGGCTCCTTTGAAACCGAGTATCTGCGTTATTATCGCATGGGCCCGGCGATGGCGCATGTCAGCGGCTATACGGGCCTTCCTTCACGAAGAGAGCTTGAACAGAAGCTTGCCCTGCCGTACCAGATCCTCGGAAAGGACGGCCTCGAAGCCTTCTACGATAGCGAGCTTCGCGGACGCGATGGTGTCGTCATACAGAACAAGATCTTCGATTCGCGCGAACGCCTTTCGCGATCACGTCAGGGCAATCATATCGTTCTCAACATCGATCAGAACGTGCAGGCCGCAGCCTACAGATCGCTTGTGAACTCGGGCAAACGCGGCACGGTCGTCGCCATGAAGGCAGAGACGGGCGAGATCCTGGCCCTTGTTTCCACACCGGCCTTTGATCCGAACATCCTTTCTTCAGTCGAAGGAAGTCGACGAAACACGCATTACGAAGAGGTTAGCCGTCATCGCGGATTCCTGAACCTTGCAATACAGGCTCGCTTTCCTCCGGCGTCGACGTTCAAGCCTCTGGTCGCCCTTGCCGCCCTTGAGCGCGGTAATCCTCTGGAGATCAACAGAGATCTGAAATTCACCTGCCCAGGAAGCTGGAAGCTGAAGTCGTCGATGGAAAGCGTTCCGGATTCCGTCTTCTACTGCCATAACAAGGCCGGCCACGGTACGCTCGACATGGTGCATGCCATCGCCGAAAGCTGCAACGTATACTTTTATAATCTCGGCTATAAAATCGGGCCGTCTCCTATCATCGACTACTCGCGCATGTTCGGGCTCGATCGCGAAACAGGAATCGACCTTCCGGGCGAACAGAAGGGCTTTGTGCCCGATCAGCGCTGGAAACAGATTCGATGGTCGAGTCGCTGGTATGACGGCGATACGGTGAATACGGCCATCGGCCAGGGCTTTCTTGAAGTGACGCCGATGGAGCTGGCCGTGCTCTACGCCGCTCTGGCCAACAACGGTAAGATCGTGAAGCCGCATCTGCTTCGCGAGGTACGCGATCCTGAAACAGGCCGACTCCTGCGTCGCATCGATCCGCAGATCGTGCAGACGCTTAACCTTTCGCGAGAACACCTGCGCACCGTTCAGGAAGGCCTTCGCGCCGTGGTACATACGGGAACGGGTCGTTACCTGAATCAAAAAGGCCTCGTGCCGGCTGCCGGTAAAACGGGAACCGTGCAGACGCGCAGCGGACGAAAGGGCGTCGATCACGCCTGGTTTGCAGGCTACGCTCCTTTTGACGATATGCACGCAAAAGACAGAGTCGTAGTCGTCGTCTTCGTCGAACACGGTCGTGCCGGTTCGGCATCGGCCGTTCCTATCGCCGCCGACGTCTGGAAGGCCGCCTTCCCGGGCTGGAAAGAAGAACCCGCCGCTCTGCCGGCTAACCCGATGAATCCAACCGGTGCGACGACCGTTTCGCCGACCGTCGCCGACCCTCTGCTTCCTCCGACGGAATAA
- a CDS encoding MarR family winged helix-turn-helix transcriptional regulator yields MSTNLILNMGTAFRGSMDIIREGMSKNEKISTLALSILIHIDQNPDISQGQLGRVLRRDPMTMSQAVRALQTAGLVTSEQDSHDRRIKRLAITKKGKAMAESLRESENRLINSLTRKWGKSRVNQFTRDVIEFNDFLSTGE; encoded by the coding sequence ATGAGCACCAATCTGATTCTCAACATGGGTACGGCATTCCGTGGGTCCATGGACATCATCCGTGAGGGGATGAGCAAAAACGAAAAAATATCTACACTGGCACTCTCTATTCTGATCCATATCGACCAGAATCCCGACATCTCACAGGGGCAGCTCGGGCGTGTACTGCGTCGTGACCCGATGACGATGAGTCAGGCGGTCCGGGCCCTGCAGACGGCCGGTCTGGTCACAAGCGAGCAGGACAGTCATGACCGTCGTATCAAGCGTCTGGCCATCACGAAGAAGGGCAAGGCTATGGCCGAAAGCCTGCGTGAGAGCGAAAACCGCCTGATCAACTCTCTGACCAGGAAATGGGGCAAGTCAAGGGTCAATCAGTTCACACGCGACGTCATTGAGTTCAACGACTTTCTCTCTACGGGCGAGTAA
- the rodA gene encoding rod shape-determining protein RodA, translating into MFRKARIDLVLVLAVTLVSLAGIFTLYTQDIDAANPSYRWMKQLSFFVIGFIIMLVLRKTNYQALGNVSLPIYGFAILLLIVTFFIGSEIKGARSWIRIGPFGFQTSEFAKLAAVILLAKYLELKEKDMEQITSLIIPFSIFLLPMLLIVIQPDLGGAVILAPILLSMLFVAGMDIYHISSILLFFSISMSIPLYIEYNNIMLVDGLLNRLLDLGKEGLLPSVRILRSDIWKFLENGNIPAALSGTDLDYLTRVRDNPTLFIEFQEIARALRYESGGFLLRILDADWFIVLLGSAMTLAAGGMFIWRMTQGGSWRYLRKYYIPLGVIGLSLLSAFAIHSTFSFKYHQIVRVTAFINPDRFPRDLAYQIRASKAAIGSGQVVGKGMFTGEMTVGENPVVPEAFTDFIFTAWAERTGFIGSALLLILLLLIPIRGFQIGLDARDKFGSLLATGISFVFLYHIVFNVGIELGLMPVTGLPLSFMSYGGSHLLMCMTAVGILLNIHQRKHAN; encoded by the coding sequence ATGTTCAGAAAAGCTCGCATAGATCTCGTCCTTGTTCTCGCCGTCACGCTCGTCAGCCTGGCCGGTATTTTCACGCTGTACACGCAGGACATCGACGCCGCCAATCCGTCGTATCGCTGGATGAAGCAGCTCAGCTTCTTCGTCATCGGCTTCATCATCATGCTCGTTCTGCGCAAGACGAACTATCAGGCGCTCGGTAACGTCTCGCTACCGATCTACGGATTTGCGATTCTGCTTCTCATCGTAACTTTTTTTATCGGATCAGAGATCAAAGGAGCCCGCTCCTGGATTCGTATCGGGCCCTTTGGATTCCAGACATCGGAGTTTGCCAAGCTCGCCGCCGTCATCCTGCTTGCAAAGTATCTCGAACTGAAAGAGAAAGATATGGAACAAATCACGTCTCTTATCATTCCGTTTTCGATCTTTCTATTGCCGATGCTTCTCATCGTTATCCAACCTGACCTCGGTGGAGCGGTCATCCTCGCGCCCATTCTGCTCTCGATGCTTTTCGTCGCCGGCATGGACATCTATCATATCAGTTCTATTCTTCTTTTCTTCAGTATCTCGATGTCTATCCCGCTCTATATCGAGTACAACAATATCATGCTCGTCGACGGGCTTCTTAACCGTCTGCTTGATCTCGGTAAAGAGGGCCTTCTGCCTTCGGTGCGCATTCTCAGATCCGATATCTGGAAGTTTCTCGAAAACGGAAATATTCCGGCCGCTCTATCAGGAACGGACCTCGACTACCTGACGCGCGTAAGAGACAACCCCACGCTGTTCATCGAATTTCAGGAGATCGCTCGCGCCCTGCGCTATGAATCGGGCGGGTTCCTTCTGCGCATCCTCGACGCAGACTGGTTCATCGTGCTGCTCGGCTCGGCAATGACGCTGGCAGCTGGCGGCATGTTTATATGGCGAATGACGCAGGGCGGAAGCTGGCGTTATCTTCGCAAATATTATATTCCTCTGGGCGTGATCGGCCTTTCGCTTCTCTCTGCCTTCGCCATTCACAGCACCTTTTCGTTCAAGTATCATCAGATCGTTCGCGTAACGGCGTTTATCAATCCGGATCGTTTTCCGCGCGACCTCGCCTATCAGATTCGAGCCTCAAAGGCGGCCATCGGTTCCGGGCAGGTGGTCGGGAAAGGCATGTTCACCGGTGAGATGACCGTCGGCGAAAACCCCGTCGTTCCCGAGGCCTTTACCGACTTCATCTTCACCGCATGGGCCGAGCGAACGGGCTTTATCGGCTCGGCGCTTTTACTCATATTGCTGCTTCTCATTCCCATACGCGGATTTCAGATCGGGCTCGATGCGCGCGACAAATTCGGTTCACTGCTTGCCACGGGCATCTCGTTCGTCTTCCTGTATCATATCGTCTTTAACGTAGGAATCGAGCTCGGATTGATGCCCGTCACGGGCCTTCCGCTCAGCTTTATGAGCTACGGAGGGTCGCACCTGCTCATGTGTATGACGGCGGTGGGCATCTTGCTCAACATTCATCAGCGCAAACATGCGAACTGA